The Littorina saxatilis isolate snail1 linkage group LG1, US_GU_Lsax_2.0, whole genome shotgun sequence nucleotide sequence gatctgctggccgatgtgaatgcgtgatgtattgtgtaaaaaaaattccatctcacacggcattgaatatgtgcgcgatataaattgcattaaaaaaaaatccctgcgcttagaactgtacccacggaatacgcgcgatatacgcctcatattgattgattgattgattgagagagagagagagagagagagagagagagagagagagagagagagagagagagagagagagagagagagagcgcgagagagcgcgagagagactcagactcagacctttattacaaaaggataaaggctttaggcaaagcctattcttccaacctgtcctttatacaacacataaagacagacgcacattacaaatataaattcaatcatataaaatacagaaatacattgtacagaatgcaacacaatgtgcatttaaggaattacataaggagaactcaaaaaattacaaaattactttaacatagttatacctttcatttgggaataagttgctccgatcagctacacatccgttaacattagtacaaaatgtttaacaaaataacaatcgaacaagacatttcattcacgaatgatgtgtgaacgagactgtctcttaaacattttcactgaagttgcatttcttatcttttggggtaaggagttccagagaaacgctcccgagaaggctaaactcgatttgtagaggtctatgcgaggtatgggagggatgattttttgggacccatatctttttgtggcatgtttgaaatgtgattgcaaatatttaggacagtcgtcatttagaattttatacatgagagagagagagagagagagagagagagagagagagagagagagagagagagagagagagagagagagggagggagagggagggagagagagaggcgatttGTCCTTGCGGGGGGTAGGCCcctatgcagtgccttggcaatgcacttctacttaatttggTATTTAATTTTGCCTGGCATCAGATTTTTATTATGAGCTCCACGACAAATTCAGAGTAGTTTTGTGGTCCATCTACAGagttattgttttattttggaaacatAGGACACTTTCAGACTTGTTCATGTTTCCTTGTTCTCATATCATTGTTTGACAATTCCACACGGACTAAGCGTCATTTAACCTCTTGCTTTCATATTGAAATAACCGTGGATGTGAATGTTATTACAACTTGACTTTGCTCATTTGTTTTCCAGTAACGAACGCACAGCTGTCGTGGCGATGAAGGCACATAAACTGCGCTATTTCCCAGGTAAGCTTACGACTAACCCATCGCCCTCGGTTGATGTTTATCATGGTTACCTGtttccttgttgttgtttgcgtgcgtatatgtgtgtgttttcgtaacatctctctctctctctgtctgtctgtctgtctgtctgtctctctctctctgtctgtctgtctgtctgtctgtctctttttcagtcattgctttctttttgtttgattttgttttcgctATACTCCTATGTTACTCAGGTTAACATGTAGGCCTACATTTATACAACACTCAAGCCTCTTTAGGTCTAGTACCGAATCCCTTTAGTGTAAAGCTGGCAGCAGATTTCTTTCATTTGTTGTGGAGAGAGAATTGTTATCACATTtattcaagttcaagttttctAATACTTTAATCTAGCATACTATACTCTGTGCGTATTACACACTGATAGACTGCCCTCGCTGTGTTCTCTACCTGTAAAGTGCTGTTCGTTTTGCAGCCGGGATGGACTTGGCAGGGATCTGCAGAAAGCGAAAGGAGGCAGCCGCATCAGCTCGGCTACCAGCGGAGACGATGTATGAAGACTGCTCCCACTGTGTTGCAAAAGTCACGGTTTGTACGTGTGACGGCGGGAAGCAGTGCCTCAGATTAAAAGGTGTTTACAGCGGCTGTAACATCCAGCTGGACACAGACACGAACACAGCAGAAGGGGGCGGCTTATGCTGGGCTATGGGCACAGGAGCCTGCTACGTCCCCATGCTGGAAGAAGGTTACAAAGGGGGTGCAGCTCACAAACAGGCCATCCTCGGTCCCAGCACTTTCAAGCATCTCTGCAAAATCATCCTGATCGACCCCGATGTGCTCGTGTCGCGGGACAGTGCTGGAAACACACCCCTTATGCTGGCCTGCGCTGCCAATGAACAAACTCTCGGCGTCATCGGTTTTCTCTTGGAGCAATGCCCTGAGGACGTCGTCAACGCCCACAACAAGGAAGGCCTGACTGCTCTTCACTTCGCCGTGCTCAACCATCGACCTGGCATCGTGGAGCTGTTGTTGAACAACGGGGCCGACGTCGACGCTGGAGTCAGAAAAAAAGGCGGCAAGAAGTACGGCCTGACGCCTCTGCACATGTCCATGTACCTGTCGTCTGACGACTGCATGAAGCTCCTGATTGATCACGGTGCTGACGTCACAGTGGAGGTGACCAAAGCATGCCACCCGAGCCACGGCGCCAACCTTCGTCGTGAGTGCCTCTGTGGAGGGTGCTGGTCATTCGGCAAGCACGCCTTCTGGTACCTGATGCCTCCTGCGCTCATTGAGACCCACAGGTTCGTCAGTAGGGGCACGGTGTTCAATATCGCCGTGGAGCGTGGCGACACGACCAAAGCGAGCTTCCTGTTGGAACGCTTCACCATGGAAGAATCCATTGACATCAACCTAGCCGACGGGAGCGGAATGACGCCTCTAGCCAGGGCGTGTGCCATCGTCAAGACATCCACGATCAAGCTGCTTGTGAGACACGGTGCTGACGTCAACCTTGTCGCGACGCAGTACAAATCCAACCGGCATGTACCACCCTTGCACATCCTGATGATGCACCACCGCGCGCTGGCTGGTGAGTTCGTCTGCAACTGCTGTGACAAGGTTGTGTTGTGTGAGGAAAGCAGCATCAACGAGGCCTTGGACGCTCTGCTTGCCAGTGACAACGTCAACATTCACCGTGGGAACGGACGTGGCAGGACGGCTTTTCTGGAAGCTGCTGGTCGGGGTCACGACCACGCCTGTCGGGAGCTGCTCAGGATGGGAGCTGATCCTCTGGCGGGGGACTACACGGGCTGCTCGGCGATGTTCCTCGCGTGCCAGCTACAGCCTGAACAAGATCGTCTTGGCGTCTTGGCCTGCTTGCTGAGCGCAGGAGTCGGTCATATATTCGATAAGAGTGTTTCCACCGCAGGTCTGGTCTACAGGAGCAAAGATTGCACCACTCTCACCATGCTTAACAACGCTGGCGTCTTCAGGAGGAAAGATCTTCAAGTCCTGTTGCGTGAGGTCGAAAGCAGACCAGTCCCTGCTACAGAACAAGAGGCAGAAGACGAGGACCAGTATCGTACGAAGGTCAAGGACTTACTCTCTTCCCCCATGTCCTTACTGCACAGCTGTCTCCTCCACTACTCGCGCCGAGCCGGACTGAGGTCTCCAGATGAACGAGTTGAAAAGCTGAAGGAGTTGTTGGCAGATCCTAAATTGGATAGCAAAGACGAGGTGGACTCAGGCGTGTTCTCAGACAGCGAAGAGGAGAGCGATTCCCATGATAACAAGAACTTCGCTGACGTCATAGGGGATGCTGTGCACACCTTTGAAGCAGAAGATGCTTCTGGCCTCGGAAAGAAAACGACAGTGATCGATCCCCTTGGGTCCGAGGCTAATAAGTATGCGGTGTGGAACATGATGAAAGGCAAATTCAGGGAGCTCCATCTTATTAAGATGTAGATTTACCGAGTAAAGCGTGTAGAGTGGAAGTCTGGATGGGTCCGGATTCCCCTCTGAAGCCGAGACCCATTGATTTCAGACTCCCCCCTCTTTTAAGATCTAGTTTTTCAGTTTCACTGTTTACATTACCCGCATAGATTGACCTCCATTTGTAGACTTTTTTATTCAAGACCTGATATTCATAGTTTCTTTTTaatggtttctttttttttttttttttttgggggggggggggggtgtgccaTGTCTGCATGAATCCGTTTGATGATACATGGCGGTTGGGACCACTGAAGGGACTTTTGATCAGTTGTGATGTGGATGTTGTGCTTTGGTCTAAGCATGGTGATAAGACCAGTCTTTCATTTTGCTATTTAAATTACTTTATATTCTGTATTGGACAGAAGAATACGGACAATGTAAtgtattatttgtgtgtgtgtgccatggcTTACTTAAGTTGAAAAAGATCTCATACTACAGGGACGTAGCACCCGGTAGGGCATGTAGGGCGACCGCCCGACCACTTTTTccgtaaaaaagagagagagagagagagagagagagagagagagagagagagagagagagagagagagagagagagagagagagagatctaccaacagaacaccccacgtagtattcacgcgatggcataaggtcggttttttgggtttttttgtgtgtgtgttagtcaactgctggaataggatgacgtcttattttgacgagaacgtcacacgtgacgagttccgtcaggccataaaagtattggcgccaatttagtgaaaattgcttcttcgtccgtctgctcccatgagaaacaatggaggtaagaaatgttttgtatattctgtgtgtgaagctggggtcagactgaggggtgagtgattgtgtgtcaaccgtaagtacgccataacaattgagtaacacagtaacttgtggggttaacagtgtcacatgaaacaacatgtagagagagaattgaacaatggacacaagtgtgcatcctggttgtgatggatcgaaaacgcgctaaaaatattctgacaaatccctctatttttcagtcatcactcaggctgccaatgttgatggctggacggatcaataaattgcttgtttagaagtaaaccagtttgtcaatccttgctttttaacacactagacaataatgaagacgaaagtcatttgaagtaagtgctcatcacattcaacgtatcggaatttagatataaatgtaagtcgattgataatcactgaaacattcaccagcccgttgtttggtggaggatggaaagatgattagatggaactgagctcagaaggcacgaaatcgcatcatgttttctttcttttttagaccattacaaggggacgggaaggggggggggggcggtagtgtaagccccatatttccttagctgtctcagcattttgtcttccatttttttccgcCCTACCACTTTTATTAGGTGTGCTACGTCCCTGTACTATACATCTTTTACTCCATGACAATTTGAAGCAATAAACCTGTGCAGTATGTGAGACGGTTTTCTTTCAGAAAAAGTCCTTCCATTTGAATAAAACTGAAGACAACTCTTTACTTGCTTCCATgcctgtgtgtatttgtgtatgttgAGTGGAGGTCTGGATGAGGAGTCGTACATTTGTCATTTTAAGAAGGATAACACTATTGGCACTGTCTCTGGCCTACAGATtaatgacaacacacacacacacacacatacacctttttgttttttagcAAGTCACTAATATTTTGTACGCTCCCGACAGCCCGCTCAACTAACAGCAAcagacgggcgaagtggcgcagtggtaagacgtcggcctcctaatcgggaggtcgggagttcgaatcccggtcgctgccgcctggtgggttaagagtggagatttttccgatctcccaggtcaacttatgtgcagacctgctagtgacttaacccccttcgtgtgtacacgcaagcacaagaccaagtgcgcacggaaaagatcctgtaatccatgtcagagttcggtgggttatagaaacacgaaaatacccagcatgcctcccccgaaatcggcgtatgctgcctgaatggcggggtaaaaacggtcatacacgtaaaaatccactcgtgctaaaaccatgagtgaacgtgggagtctaagcccatgaacgacgaagaagactaACAGTAACATAGGGAAGTAAATGCTCTACATGTAGACACCGATAAGTGAGCGATAAGTGGAACCAACACAAATAGAAGCATTGAAGTGAGCAAGCAGCTTTCATCCTGATAATCGGTAGTCTTTAGTTTCCATATttgacatcacacacacacaagcacgcacacacttcttcaaacaaacaaatgttcaTATGGGCAACACCACATACATTTTGATCATAACATTATACATGGGTGAAACTTTTCCGCCTcagggcggaaatccgccaagtgaaattggtcaaataaggaattccttattttgaaaatctttaaagaaaaaaaaaaaaaaaaatttcgccGGCGATCCGATCCGTATTTTCTTtaacacagtgaccggacatcgctgagtctttgtttcactgagcgagcgaattatcggactacagcttggcatttgttaccattgtttaatgtgcaaatttgtgtgtttgagataccaggagaggcctacttttacccttaaaaagcctgatttttcgttttcttcgTTTTCTTCCGGGGGGCGAAAACCCCCCTGGGCCTGGGCCCCCTAGCAGGGCGTTGCCACTGCACCCCaccagggcctgggcggcccctggaccccggcctcattttctttattttcaattctGAACAGTTTCACCCATGATTATATTAACAATTGTGCTTAAAAGCATGCTTCAACAATGAAACTAGGGGCACAACTATTAAGAACAACAACTAACAGTAACAACAGAGAAAGTAGCATGATAAGCCTTGGAACtctttgattttattttatcCACAGAACTCTCATTATTCCCTGAAAGGAAATCCAAGAAGCAAAACAGAAGCTATAAGTGAGTGCTCAAGATATGCCATATGGAAAGTGTGGGTTGCAATTAATAAAATACACAAAGGATAGTGTGAAACATAAACAACACCTCAATGTATAGATTCTTAggaataaataaatataaataaTAAAACATGTAGTGTGTAATAAATAATGTATCAAAAAAGACTCGAAGGAATACAAATTAAATACAGTAACCGTTATACAAGTACACATTTCAGAGACCTACAAGCCCAAGGGTTGCTTGTTGCAGAAAAAGGGAAGCAGTGGTAGGTAGATGTTGAAAAATATCCTTTAAGAAGACACAAAATGTGTCTTCCGAACAAGCGGGGTGTGATTAATGTAGCTGAATTCTGTAAGTTATTAAAACCCTTGTAGACAGCGGTGACACTGAATTTACTAATCAACCTACGATGATTATGGCAAAAATTACCAAAGAGTACCCAGCAATCACAGGGTGTGTGGTCAGGGTCAGAGTCACTCTCAGCAAATTCATTTATTTCACCAGCATCTTCATTATTATTCATTTGCCATTCTTCTACATTCATTATGTACACGTActcaacaaacacaacaaaaacatgtggGGGAAAAAATCATGTCTTGATTGACTAGTTGACGACCCTTCCccaccccgcccccctcccccacactcttcagAGGTTTTTCACGCTGCTCATCAAGAGTATGGGCAACATCAAAACAGTGTATTCATTTTTCATAAAAAATACACACTACATTCGTTGGCACTGAGCATCCCTTTCATATGAGGCTGTAATATTCTCATCAATGACAATCTTCACACTTCACATTTTCTACCAACATCAAGAAATGTGAGAAAAACAAAGACTCCACGAATTAATAGCTGCTTGCTTGTGTTACACAAAATACGCTTCAGAGCATTCAAGCCTCAATCACAGTGCAACCAAGAACCATGCGCAAGAAGCAATGTTTAGGTGGTTTCTGCAGCGTAACAGCAGCATGATATGGTTACTGCAGCGTAACAGCAGCAGGATATAATGTTGTTAGTCGTCTATCACAGCATCTGCAAAGGTCACGTAGTTCACAAGCATGGCAGGCAAAGGAAGCTGAGGGGCACTGCACAGGATGGTGTTGCCCAGACTGTGTCGTACACAGCAGCGTGATAAGTTCTTCAGAGTCTGGGGGGTGGTCCTGAATTCCTGCAGCCAATGCTGACAAGCAGGTTCAAAATCATTGAGGTCCTGCTCGGCCAGTAACCGGGATGGCGGATGACAGAGTCCAGAAGCTAATGCCAGCTCCAACATAATTGGGTGAAACCTAGAACAGAAAACAGATTTGTGCACCAAAGAACAAGAAAGGCAAGTTTGTTGAAAATGTAATTCTTGATGAAATGAAATATGCACTAGTACTTTTACCTACTTGTTTTGGGGCATTTGTGCATTTTTACTAGTTTAGTGAAGATAATTAGGTTCTGCTATTTCTTTAAAATAAGAATGTCTGAAAGAAGGGTTGTACTGGCAAAGAGAGGGCAAAAGTGTTGGGGGTGTgcacatgagtgtgtgtgtgtgtgtgtgtaaaagagcacaagaggaagagaaagctagagagaagaagagaggcTGTAATACATACCTAAAGCAGTCTAtgttggtgtgtgagtgtgtgtcactgtgtgtgtgtgtcactgtgtgtgtgtcactgtgtgtgtgtgtgtcactgtgtgtgtgtcactgtgtatgtgtaaaagaggaagagaaagctagagagaagaagagaggcTGTAATACATACCTAAAGCAGtctttgttggtgtgtgtgtgtgtgtgtgtgtgtgtgtgtgtgtgtgtgtgtgtgtgtgtgtgtgtcactgtgtgtgtgtaaaagaggacaagagaaagagaaagctagagagaagaagagaggcTGTAATACATACCTAAAGCAGTCTACGTTGGTCAGCTTACAAAGATTCAAGCCAGAACAGCCTCTCAGTAAAAGTAACATTGTTTTTGGAAGCACTGACCACTCAAATGTATTGTGGAGGAAAGACATCCGCCTGCAAAATCAATAAGATTACAAATGATTCAAGTCGTCAGTGGGGTTTGGGGATGGCTTTCTGAGAGCTGGAAAGACCTACCTCTTGACTAAAAGTATACATCAAAAACCTCATATTCATTTCATGCTGAAAATTTAGACTCGGCTTTACTAAACCACTGAAACCCCTATCACGTGGCCAAAGGTCATCAACATCTCAAAGTTTACTTTTACCTTCTTGTAGAGATATTgtatcatcccccccccccccccacacacacacacaccacccaaaaaaacacccaacaacaaccacacaaaaccccacagcaacaacaataacacacacaaaaacaacaacgacaaaacaaaaccaacaagtAAACCAAGATAACAACTGTTCCATACCCAGGTGCAGTGAAGGCAAGGTTGGGTCTCTTGGTTACGTCCACACCAGACTTGAGGAAGAATTCCACAATGTCGTTCTTGCCAAGTTCCAAGGCCAGCTGCACTGCGCACTTGCCCTGCTTGTTACGCCACTTCAGGCATGCCCCAGCTGTAACCAAGCAACCACTCTTGTACCAGATTTGTTATGCATACTACCTAAAATACAACAAGAAAATTTCAATTTCATCAAAGACAAATCCTGTAGTTGAAAAAAGACTTTACTGTGAAAAAAATGCTGTCTGGTTAGATTGCCTATCAGTACGAGTGCCCAGCTACGGTAGTATTTCACAGGCTAAACAAACCaattaacactttcgcgacgggacactgataaatcagtaaccgcgctgacacgcccatggacgggacgcgcatttttcagtaccagtcatacaaggtacaagactcgtgattgcttcccggtttttgaagattgcaataaattgagttgtttcccttgatacacgtggttttctcttccggcttgatcaaattagtgcagatttgcgtggtgttttcgaacaaaaaaaatgaatcgaaggcgagccttgtcacgggaggagattctccggatgttggatcttgaggatcctgtagatcatgatacatcgtgtcgttttagcctcaagaaagcgataatagcagtgatattgaggaagaaacagtcccgttgttgctagtacgagtcggcaaactacacgtggt carries:
- the LOC138961990 gene encoding uncharacterized protein; protein product: MLLQLDFAHLFSSNERTAVVAMKAHKLRYFPAGMDLAGICRKRKEAAASARLPAETMYEDCSHCVAKVTVCTCDGGKQCLRLKGVYSGCNIQLDTDTNTAEGGGLCWAMGTGACYVPMLEEGYKGGAAHKQAILGPSTFKHLCKIILIDPDVLVSRDSAGNTPLMLACAANEQTLGVIGFLLEQCPEDVVNAHNKEGLTALHFAVLNHRPGIVELLLNNGADVDAGVRKKGGKKYGLTPLHMSMYLSSDDCMKLLIDHGADVTVEVTKACHPSHGANLRRECLCGGCWSFGKHAFWYLMPPALIETHRFVSRGTVFNIAVERGDTTKASFLLERFTMEESIDINLADGSGMTPLARACAIVKTSTIKLLVRHGADVNLVATQYKSNRHVPPLHILMMHHRALAGEFVCNCCDKVVLCEESSINEALDALLASDNVNIHRGNGRGRTAFLEAAGRGHDHACRELLRMGADPLAGDYTGCSAMFLACQLQPEQDRLGVLACLLSAGVGHIFDKSVSTAGLVYRSKDCTTLTMLNNAGVFRRKDLQVLLREVESRPVPATEQEAEDEDQYRTKVKDLLSSPMSLLHSCLLHYSRRAGLRSPDERVEKLKELLADPKLDSKDEVDSGVFSDSEEESDSHDNKNFADVIGDAVHTFEAEDASGLGKKTTVIDPLGSEANKYAVWNMMKGKFRELHLIKM